Proteins encoded by one window of Simiduia curdlanivorans:
- the nqrE gene encoding NADH:ubiquinone reductase (Na(+)-transporting) subunit E has translation MEAFISLFIRSIFIENMALAFFLGMCTFLAISKKVEAALGLGIAVVVVLAITVPVNNLLYTYLLKDGALIWLGEDFATVDLSFLGLITYIGVIAAIVQIMEMVLDKYVPALYNALGVFLPLITVNCAIMGASLFMVERDYNFAESAVFGIGSGVGWALAITALAGIREKMKYSDVPEGLRGLGITFITVGLMSLGFMSFGGIDL, from the coding sequence ATGGAAGCGTTTATTAGTTTGTTTATACGCTCGATTTTTATCGAGAACATGGCCTTGGCCTTCTTTTTGGGGATGTGTACTTTCTTAGCTATTTCTAAGAAGGTTGAAGCGGCCCTTGGCTTGGGTATTGCGGTAGTTGTTGTGCTGGCGATTACTGTACCGGTTAACAACTTGCTGTATACCTATCTACTGAAAGATGGCGCACTAATTTGGTTGGGCGAAGATTTCGCGACGGTGGATTTGAGCTTTTTAGGCTTGATTACCTACATCGGCGTCATTGCTGCCATAGTCCAGATTATGGAAATGGTGCTAGATAAATACGTGCCAGCGCTGTACAACGCACTCGGCGTGTTTTTGCCCTTGATTACTGTGAACTGCGCCATCATGGGTGCGTCATTGTTTATGGTTGAGCGCGATTACAACTTCGCAGAAAGTGCCGTGTTTGGTATCGGTTCCGGCGTCGGTTGGGCCTTGGCCATTACCGCGCTAGCTGGAATTCGCGAAAAAATGAAGTACAGCGATGTGCCAGAAGGCTTACGTGGCCTTGGCATTACCTTTATCACCGTTGGCTTAATGTCGCTTGGCTTTATGTCATTCGGCGGCATAGATCTGTAA
- a CDS encoding NADH:ubiquinone reductase (Na(+)-transporting) subunit B, whose translation MKFLRNWFDSLEPHFHKGGKFESWYALYEAVDTGLFRPADVTKTTSHVRDGIDLKRIMITVWACTFPAMFYGMYNLGWQANTAMADLGIAAVEGWRGGLIELFAGYSADSIWDNMIHGAAYFLPIYMTVFVVGGFWEVLFAMKRGHEVNEGFFVTSILFALICPPDIPLWQAALGISFGVVIAKEVFGGTGKNFLNPALAGRAFLFFAYPASMSGDQVWTAVDGFSGATALSVAYTDGMTALSSQLTWLDAFYGHMQGSIGEVSTLAILIGGVVLVACKIASLRIITGVMAGMMATSFLFNVLGNPESNPMMAMPWYWHLVVGGFAFGMVFMATDPVSASMTETGKLWFGALIGFMVVIIRVVNPAFPEGMMLAILFANLFAPLIDHFVVQANVKRRLARG comes from the coding sequence ATGAAATTTTTACGTAATTGGTTCGACAGCCTTGAGCCGCACTTCCACAAGGGTGGAAAGTTTGAAAGCTGGTACGCACTTTACGAGGCGGTAGATACAGGTCTGTTCCGTCCCGCGGACGTGACTAAAACCACTTCTCATGTGCGCGACGGCATTGACCTGAAACGCATTATGATTACCGTTTGGGCCTGTACTTTTCCGGCCATGTTCTACGGTATGTACAACCTAGGGTGGCAAGCCAATACCGCCATGGCGGATTTAGGCATCGCTGCCGTTGAAGGCTGGCGTGGTGGTTTGATCGAATTGTTCGCCGGCTATTCAGCCGACAGCATTTGGGACAACATGATTCACGGTGCTGCTTACTTCCTGCCCATCTACATGACGGTATTCGTTGTTGGTGGCTTCTGGGAAGTCTTGTTTGCTATGAAACGTGGCCACGAAGTGAACGAAGGTTTCTTCGTGACCTCTATCTTGTTTGCGCTGATTTGCCCGCCAGATATTCCCTTGTGGCAAGCGGCTCTGGGTATTTCCTTTGGTGTGGTAATAGCCAAAGAAGTATTCGGTGGAACGGGTAAAAACTTCTTGAACCCCGCCTTGGCTGGTCGTGCTTTCTTGTTCTTTGCCTATCCAGCGTCTATGTCTGGTGATCAGGTGTGGACTGCAGTCGACGGTTTCAGTGGCGCGACGGCTTTATCGGTAGCTTATACCGATGGTATGACGGCTTTGAGCAGCCAATTAACCTGGCTCGATGCTTTCTACGGTCATATGCAGGGCTCAATTGGTGAAGTGTCAACACTGGCCATTTTAATTGGCGGCGTGGTGTTAGTGGCTTGCAAAATTGCTTCGCTGCGCATCATTACCGGTGTTATGGCGGGCATGATGGCAACGTCTTTCCTATTTAACGTGCTGGGCAACCCAGAATCAAACCCGATGATGGCTATGCCTTGGTATTGGCATCTTGTTGTGGGTGGTTTTGCCTTTGGTATGGTGTTTATGGCCACCGATCCGGTGTCTGCATCCATGACTGAAACAGGCAAGCTTTGGTTCGGTGCTTTGATTGGTTTCATGGTGGTTATTATTCGCGTGGTTAATCCTGCTTTCCCAGAAGGCATGATGTTGGCGATTTTGTTCGCTAACTTGTTCGCCCCGCTGATTGATCACTTTGTTGTTCAGGCAAACGTTAAGCGGAGGTTGGCACGTGGCTAA
- a CDS encoding Na(+)-translocating NADH-quinone reductase subunit C yields the protein MANKESTQRTLIVALLLCVVCSVVVATAAVMLKPMQTANKALDFKRNILAAAGLMEEGKTVDELFSQVTTKLVDLDTGKFTDAVDVDTYDQRKASKDPARSEKLSSEQDIAKIGSRVNIAKVYLVEKNGAIDKVILPIKGYGLWSTLYGFMALEADLNTVAGLGFYEHGETPGLGGEVDNPKWKSLWVGKEVYANGSVAIEVIKGNAAAGDSHKIDGLSGATLTSRGVDYLVKFWMGESGYAGFLANLKNGEA from the coding sequence GTGGCTAATAAAGAATCGACTCAAAGAACGCTTATCGTTGCATTGTTGTTATGTGTGGTTTGTTCCGTTGTTGTTGCTACTGCAGCGGTGATGTTGAAGCCCATGCAAACAGCGAACAAAGCGTTGGATTTCAAGCGTAATATTTTAGCTGCAGCTGGTTTGATGGAAGAGGGCAAAACAGTTGATGAACTGTTTTCCCAAGTAACCACTAAATTGGTTGATTTAGACACCGGTAAATTTACTGATGCTGTTGACGTTGATACTTATGATCAGCGCAAAGCTTCAAAAGATCCGGCTCGTTCTGAAAAGCTTTCATCTGAGCAAGATATTGCCAAAATTGGTAGCCGTGTAAATATCGCCAAAGTGTATTTGGTGGAAAAGAACGGCGCTATTGACAAGGTGATTCTACCGATTAAAGGCTACGGCCTGTGGTCCACGCTCTATGGCTTTATGGCGCTAGAAGCTGACCTCAATACAGTGGCTGGTTTGGGTTTTTACGAGCACGGTGAAACGCCTGGTCTAGGTGGTGAAGTTGATAATCCAAAGTGGAAGAGCTTGTGGGTCGGTAAAGAAGTTTACGCCAACGGTTCAGTTGCCATTGAAGTTATTAAAGGTAATGCCGCCGCCGGAGACTCTCATAAAATTGATGGCCTATCTGGCGCTACATTAACCAGCCGTGGTGTTGATTACTTGGTTAAATTTTGGATGGGCGAAAGCGGCTATGCTGGCTTTCTTGCCAATCTTAAGAATGGGGAGGCTTAA
- a CDS encoding glyceraldehyde-3-phosphate dehydrogenase, with protein sequence MIPMVGKLNREQNVGIYIYGRPLVNSSVIDIMKTHRFVRQVEENELSEFETFPILKAICSLDLGRAHIDIGQLTVKYMRDSRGLSVDDFVISELKNAIGSEFKPLPQCQDVVLYGFGRIGRLVARLLVEKAGSGDVLRLRAIVVRKSGLSNDLEKRASLLRRDSIHGQFKGTIRVDEETQSLVCNGNVIKMIYANSPSEVDYTAYGINNALIVDNTGVWRDEAGLSQHLKSKGAAKVMLTAPGKGDIKNIVYGINNSAITPEDTIVSAASCTTNAIVPVLKAVMDKYGVQHGHVETVHSYTNDQNLIDNFHKGERRGRSAPLNMVLTETGAAKAVAKALPSLAGKLTGNAIRVPTPNVSMAILNLVLDKEVTKDELNHYMREVALHSPLQQQIDYTNSTEVVSTDFVGSRHACVFDGVATIADGKNVVLYCWYDNEFGYSCQVVRCLEDMAGVKYDIYPKL encoded by the coding sequence ATGATCCCCATGGTTGGCAAGCTCAATCGCGAACAGAATGTTGGTATTTACATCTACGGCCGCCCGCTGGTGAATAGCTCTGTTATCGACATTATGAAGACCCATCGTTTTGTCCGTCAGGTTGAGGAAAACGAGCTTTCTGAGTTTGAAACCTTCCCCATATTAAAAGCCATCTGCAGCCTCGATTTGGGCCGTGCCCATATCGATATTGGCCAGCTGACCGTGAAGTACATGCGCGACTCGCGCGGCCTGTCGGTGGATGATTTTGTCATCAGCGAATTAAAAAACGCCATCGGCTCAGAATTTAAACCGCTGCCTCAGTGTCAGGACGTAGTGCTCTATGGTTTTGGTCGTATCGGTCGCCTAGTGGCCCGTCTGCTGGTCGAGAAGGCCGGAAGTGGCGATGTGCTGCGTTTGCGCGCTATCGTAGTGCGCAAGAGTGGCTTATCCAATGATCTGGAAAAGCGGGCATCGCTTTTGCGTCGCGACTCCATTCACGGTCAGTTCAAAGGCACCATTCGCGTCGATGAAGAAACCCAAAGCTTGGTTTGTAACGGCAATGTCATCAAGATGATCTATGCCAACAGCCCGTCTGAGGTGGATTACACCGCTTATGGTATCAATAACGCCCTGATCGTAGATAACACCGGTGTCTGGCGCGACGAGGCCGGCTTAAGCCAGCATTTGAAATCCAAGGGCGCGGCTAAGGTCATGCTGACCGCGCCCGGTAAAGGCGATATTAAGAATATCGTTTACGGTATTAATAACAGCGCCATCACGCCGGAAGATACGATTGTATCGGCGGCTTCCTGCACCACCAATGCCATTGTGCCGGTGCTGAAAGCGGTAATGGATAAGTACGGCGTACAGCACGGCCATGTGGAAACGGTTCACTCCTACACTAACGATCAAAATTTGATCGATAACTTCCACAAGGGTGAGCGCCGCGGTCGCAGTGCGCCGTTGAATATGGTGTTGACCGAGACCGGCGCGGCAAAGGCCGTTGCTAAAGCCTTACCGAGTTTGGCGGGCAAGTTAACCGGTAATGCGATTCGTGTGCCTACGCCGAACGTGTCTATGGCTATTCTGAACTTAGTGCTCGATAAAGAAGTTACTAAGGACGAGCTGAATCACTACATGCGCGAAGTCGCCTTGCACTCGCCGCTGCAGCAGCAAATCGATTACACCAATTCCACAGAAGTGGTTTCGACGGATTTTGTTGGCTCGCGCCACGCCTGTGTTTTCGATGGTGTGGCAACTATTGCCGATGGCAAGAATGTGGTGCTTTACTGCTGGTACGATAACGAATTTGGTTATAGCTGCCAGGTGGTGCGCTGTTTAGAGGATATGGCGGGTGTTAAGTACGATATCTATCCAAAGCTCTAA
- a CDS encoding Na(+)-translocating NADH-quinone reductase subunit A, translating into MIKIRRGLDLPISGAPEQTIHDAPKARSVAVLGVDYHGMKPTMAVKEGDKVKLGQLLFSDKKTEGVRYTAPAAGTIAAINRGEKRVLQSVVIDVEGDEAEQFERYAPSEFAGLSADAVQNNLVNAGLWTALRTRPFSKVPALGSRPASIFVTAMDTNPLAADPALIIAEHAEAFAQGLTLLSRLTEGQVHVCKAAGSSVTAAGDRIAVHEFGGVHPAGNAGTHIHFIDPVSVKKTVWTIGYQDVIAIAKLFATGTLFTDRVISLAGPQVAQPRLVRTRLGANLDELTAGQMKDGENRIVSGSVFGGRTSRGAYAYLGRYHQQVSVLAEGRDRPFLHYLRAGFNMFSTTGIYISKLLGGSKKYDFTTTTAGSERAMVPIGTYERIMPLDILPTHLLRAIIVGDTDMAQKLGALELDEDDVALCTYVCPGKYEYGPILRDNLTRIEKEG; encoded by the coding sequence ATGATCAAGATCCGTCGGGGATTGGATTTACCTATATCCGGTGCTCCCGAGCAGACCATTCATGACGCCCCTAAAGCCAGGTCAGTTGCAGTTCTAGGCGTGGATTACCACGGCATGAAACCGACTATGGCGGTAAAGGAAGGCGACAAGGTCAAGCTTGGGCAGCTGCTGTTTAGCGACAAGAAAACCGAAGGCGTGCGCTATACAGCGCCAGCCGCAGGTACGATTGCTGCGATAAATCGCGGTGAAAAGCGCGTATTGCAGTCTGTTGTTATAGACGTGGAAGGCGATGAGGCCGAGCAGTTCGAGCGCTATGCGCCCTCTGAATTTGCTGGTTTAAGCGCTGACGCCGTGCAGAATAATCTGGTTAACGCCGGGTTGTGGACTGCACTGCGCACCCGTCCATTCAGCAAAGTCCCTGCTCTTGGCTCGCGTCCTGCTTCTATCTTCGTAACCGCCATGGACACCAATCCATTGGCCGCAGACCCAGCGCTGATTATTGCCGAGCACGCCGAAGCCTTCGCTCAGGGTTTAACGCTGTTGTCGCGTTTAACCGAAGGTCAGGTGCACGTCTGTAAAGCGGCTGGTAGCTCTGTCACCGCCGCCGGTGATCGTATTGCGGTACATGAGTTTGGCGGTGTTCACCCCGCCGGTAATGCCGGTACTCATATTCACTTTATCGACCCAGTGAGCGTGAAGAAAACCGTTTGGACTATTGGCTATCAAGATGTGATTGCCATTGCCAAGCTGTTTGCTACCGGCACCTTGTTTACCGATCGCGTTATTTCGCTTGCAGGCCCGCAGGTCGCGCAGCCGCGCCTGGTGCGCACGCGCCTTGGCGCGAACTTAGACGAGCTAACAGCAGGGCAGATGAAAGACGGTGAGAACCGTATCGTGTCGGGCTCTGTTTTTGGCGGCCGTACTTCTCGCGGTGCCTACGCTTATTTAGGCCGCTATCACCAGCAGGTAAGTGTATTGGCTGAGGGGCGCGATCGTCCTTTCCTGCATTACCTACGCGCTGGCTTTAACATGTTTTCTACAACCGGCATTTATATCTCTAAGTTGCTCGGTGGTAGTAAAAAGTATGATTTCACCACAACCACCGCCGGTAGCGAGCGCGCCATGGTGCCGATTGGTACCTATGAACGCATTATGCCGCTGGATATCCTTCCTACCCACTTACTGCGCGCCATTATTGTTGGCGACACCGACATGGCGCAAAAATTGGGCGCGTTAGAGTTAGATGAAGATGATGTGGCCCTGTGTACCTATGTTTGCCCAGGCAAATATGAATACGGTCCTATCCTGCGCGATAATTTAACCCGTATTGAGAAGGAGGGCTAA
- the nqrF gene encoding NADH:ubiquinone reductase (Na(+)-transporting) subunit F, translating to MDITIVAGVVMFTVIVLMLVAVILSARAKLVNSGDVTIVVNEEKTITVPAGGKLLQTLAGSGLFLPSACGGGGSCAQCKCVVLEGGGEMLPTEESHFTKREAKEGWRLSCQTPVKQDMKVHVEEDVFGVKQWECTVESNPNVATFIKELTLRLPEGESVDFRAGGYVQLEAPAHHVKFSDFDIEEKFRGDWEHFGFFKLESKVTEPVIRAYSMANYPDEKGVVKFNIRIATPPPRTQGLPPGQMSSYVFSLKPGDKITVYGPFGEFFAKKTEAEMVFIGGGAGMAPMRSHIFDQLRRLKSKRKMSFWYGARSLRELFYKEDYDMLAAENDNFKWHIALSDPQPEDDWNGLTGFIHNVLFEQYLRDHEAPEDCEFYMCGPPMMNQAVIKMLKDLGVEDDNIMLDDFGG from the coding sequence ATGGACATTACAATTGTAGCGGGTGTCGTCATGTTTACGGTGATCGTGCTTATGCTCGTCGCTGTGATCTTGAGTGCCCGCGCTAAATTAGTAAATTCAGGCGATGTCACTATCGTTGTGAATGAAGAAAAAACAATTACCGTTCCCGCGGGCGGTAAGCTGCTTCAAACGTTAGCCGGCAGTGGCTTATTCCTGCCGTCTGCCTGTGGTGGCGGCGGTAGCTGTGCTCAGTGTAAGTGTGTCGTACTAGAAGGTGGTGGCGAAATGCTGCCAACGGAAGAGTCACATTTTACTAAGCGTGAAGCGAAAGAAGGTTGGCGTTTATCCTGCCAAACACCGGTTAAGCAAGACATGAAGGTTCACGTTGAAGAAGACGTGTTCGGTGTTAAGCAGTGGGAGTGTACGGTTGAATCAAACCCTAACGTAGCGACCTTTATTAAAGAGTTAACGCTGCGTTTGCCTGAAGGCGAAAGTGTTGATTTTCGCGCTGGTGGCTATGTTCAATTGGAAGCGCCGGCGCACCATGTAAAATTTTCTGACTTTGACATTGAAGAAAAATTTCGTGGCGACTGGGAGCATTTTGGCTTCTTTAAGCTGGAGTCTAAGGTAACTGAGCCAGTTATCCGCGCTTACTCTATGGCGAATTACCCTGATGAAAAAGGTGTGGTCAAATTCAATATTCGTATTGCGACACCACCACCGCGCACACAGGGTTTGCCACCAGGGCAAATGTCTTCTTACGTTTTCAGTTTGAAGCCCGGTGATAAGATTACCGTCTATGGTCCCTTTGGCGAGTTCTTTGCCAAGAAAACCGAGGCGGAAATGGTGTTTATCGGCGGCGGTGCTGGCATGGCGCCAATGCGTTCGCACATTTTCGATCAACTGCGTCGATTGAAGAGCAAGCGTAAGATGTCGTTCTGGTATGGCGCTCGTTCATTGCGAGAGCTCTTCTACAAAGAAGATTACGATATGTTGGCGGCAGAGAATGACAACTTTAAATGGCATATTGCCTTGTCGGACCCGCAGCCCGAAGATGATTGGAATGGCTTAACCGGCTTTATTCACAATGTATTGTTTGAGCAGTATTTACGCGATCACGAAGCGCCGGAAGACTGCGAATTCTACATGTGCGGCCCGCCAATGATGAACCAAGCTGTTATCAAAATGCTGAAAGATTTAGGT
- a CDS encoding NADH:ubiquinone reductase (Na(+)-transporting) subunit D, with protein sequence MKTKDLLFKPVIENNPIALQILGICSALAVTSSLKVTLVMCVALTLVTAFSNFFVAIVRNYIPNSIRIIVQMTIIASLVIVVDQILKAVAYDISKQLSVFVGLIITNCIVMGRAEAFAMKNPPLPSFVDGLGNGLGYSALLIILGVIRELFGSGSLLGYKILPLVTDGGWYVSNGLLLLPPSAFFLIGLIIWGLRSWKTNQVETEEFKICANTKAQEA encoded by the coding sequence ATGAAGACCAAAGATCTTCTGTTTAAACCGGTCATTGAGAACAACCCAATTGCCTTGCAAATTCTGGGTATTTGTTCCGCGCTCGCCGTTACCAGTTCACTGAAAGTGACCCTAGTAATGTGTGTTGCTTTGACATTGGTTACAGCGTTTTCAAACTTCTTTGTTGCCATAGTGCGTAACTACATTCCCAACAGCATTCGGATCATCGTGCAGATGACAATTATCGCGTCCTTGGTAATTGTTGTAGACCAGATTCTAAAGGCTGTGGCTTACGATATCAGTAAGCAATTGTCGGTGTTTGTTGGCCTGATCATTACCAACTGTATCGTGATGGGTCGCGCCGAAGCCTTTGCTATGAAAAACCCGCCGCTGCCGAGTTTCGTTGACGGTTTAGGTAACGGTTTAGGTTATAGCGCACTGCTTATTATCCTCGGTGTGATTCGTGAACTGTTTGGTTCAGGTTCTCTCTTAGGCTATAAGATTCTTCCTTTGGTTACTGATGGCGGTTGGTATGTTTCCAACGGCTTGTTGCTGTTGCCACCAAGTGCTTTCTTCCTAATAGGTTTGATTATCTGGGGTTTGCGCTCTTGGAAAACTAATCAGGTGGAAACAGAAGAGTTTAAAATTTGCGCCAATACTAAAGCGCAGGAGGCTTGA